In Glycine max cultivar Williams 82 chromosome 4, Glycine_max_v4.0, whole genome shotgun sequence, the genomic stretch TCTCACAGGAAAGCACACCTCTCATTGTGAGGATAGGAAATAATCCTGGCTGCCCCTGTGGTGGTACTcatgttattaaaatttatcttctTACTCTCCAAGCCTTAAatggtaattatttttaattaactccACCTTTGCATATTGATTTAGAATATACTATTATGAGAGTGATTTATTCATCTAGTGTGCTCTTTTTAACAAAAATCACGCATTTTTCTGTTTCTCCTAACTGTCTGTGGAAACTTATTTGATAGGATAACAGTGAAGATGCAGTTAACATGGCTAAGGTGTTGGCATTGAAGGAAGGACTCATGGTAATCTTCAAAAGACAATTTTGTAAACTTCAACAATGAATGCATGAGAAATTTCAAGCTTCATTAGTTTAACCATGGGTTTCACCCTAGGATTCACATATGATTCCATAGTATCTAACAAAGACTATTCATAAATTGgtaattaaattctaaatttgcaattatttttatttctaatttttccaGGTAGGGATATCAACTGGAGCTAACATAGTTGGAGCACTCAGATTGGCTCAGCTGCCTGAGAACAAAGGCAAACTTATTGTGGTAAGAACAATTTTCTTTAGAAACAACATCAAGCTAATTGACACGATGGCCGCTTGTTTTGATCCTATTTTATCTACTAGTGTGTGGTTATGTTCTGAATTTTTTCTTGCtaattatgaaatataaattttaaaaaatatttttattaaaattgtaaaatatatgattggtttagttttttgtttttttttaacttacaaGATTTTCttgataattataaatatattatatttactaatagaaaatacaaaagattgtatttttgttttgtgagcTTGCTAGTGTGATTTAAAAGTTGGGATGTGTTAAGAGTTAATTGAGAAGAATACACTAGCATGTTAGGCAACAAGCTTTACAGAATGTTAAGAACAATTATGCACCTAAAGCTTTGGACACGAGGTATCTAAGTTGTTAAGGGATATCAGGTAACTGTTATCGAGGTATCTAAAGCTTTGCACCTAAAGCTTTGATGAGGTCACTACTTGCAAGAGCATTCTAGAGAAGGTTGGACTTAAGGGATATCAGGTAACTGTTATCAGGTAACTGCTAAAACAATATCAGGGATTATGATGAGAAAATTACTAGAGAAGCGCAAGCACGTATGATATGATTAATCTTATGTATTATATCATATAATGTTATTCTTGTAAGACGGTTCTAAAGGATACAACAACAGTTCTAAAGGGTTTACATAAATGGTTTTCAACCGTTTTAGAAGCTTATGTCTTGGAAAGTACTTTTCCACGACTATTATTTGACTGTCTTTGTATAGCCATAAGTCTACGATGGTTTTAAATCTAAACCGTCTTATAAtaggttttgaaaaaaaaatacgtaTGTCTAAGACAATTTTCAGGAAAATCATATTAGAAATTGGACATTCTAAAATGGTTTTAATCCAAAATCGTCCtagatacacatttttttaaaaacctatTTTAAGACGGTctgtgatgaggacatgaccaagagcaagggcaaggatccacttgaaggacttggaggacctatgacaagggctagagcaagaaaagcaaaggaagctcttcaacaagtgttgtccatactatttgaatacaagcccaagtttcaaggaaaAAAGttcaaggttgtgagttgtatcatgcccaaatggaggaggactaaatggtgTCACTTtcgtctcaattttagagtgtttagtgtTAGTTGGTTAATACGAataacttttgtgtaaaaaagctgtgtaaattgtattcaACTTTTCCCATTTACAATTCTTTTGTAGTATTGTAAGTACTTTTTGGTAAATttaggtaataagtacttagtatcccacttttgtgtatttaataacatttccatttcaatttcaggtaaaataaGCAAGTTTGGTGAAGTTTGATTTTTGCAATTCGTTGAGCCATCCTCCTCTGGCTAAGCACATGATTCGCTGGACGCAGCATGATTGACTGAGCGCATAGAAGAACCTGGAAGAAGATGACCTGTACAGGTGCGCTGAGCAAGAGTCAAACTCGCTAAGCGTATCGCTTGAACCTCCAGGCTAAGCGAAGAAGAGGCACACTAAGCCAAATGTCACTTAATTTGGCTAAGCGAACCAGAATGTGGCTGAGCGAATGACTAAAAATCAGCAACACTATTTAAAGCCTAAAATCAGAAATGGAAGGGAGTTCTCAATTTTTGGCGTTTTCTCTGTTCTTGGAAGCATTCATCTGAGTGGCTGAGTGGTGGAGAGAACTTTTGGTGTGAAGATCTTGAGGGACAACAGAGATTGAAGAGGAAGTTATCATGCAGAGTATTGGATGAGAGTTtaagtgattgtgaggtttctagaggtgaaggagacatcctcaccacttgtacttCCCAAtctttcatttctctttttcatttttgtaagAGAAGCTTCTCagctatggagagctaaatcctcagttggttcttcctacGGGGTACTTGattttagtatgcttttgccttgatcacgtagatgcatgcttagttagggtcattcaacattgggaaatggtttgatccttagaacttgataggatggGGTTAGTTTATCGTATTTTCACAAGGGAttggggtacggtaacctagttattggtatgtatgtcttaatgcaattttggtcaagtttagtccaacaagagagaTCTGAGGACAACACtggattaggattaggctaacaTGCACGAGACATTGGGGTTTAGTAGTACAagagacaacatagaacacaggaACGTTGTTAGGTAGGGAACATCTTTAGTAGCATCAGTCGCCCAGTAAGAAGACCAACACGTTGACCATCTGCCTTCGCACCCACCACTGCTCACCTTTTTATTTACCTTCGATTAGTTTGTTTACACAAGTGTCCATACTACACATAAACCTTTTACAACAAGACGCTTATTTACTGAACCACagttttaccaagtaaaacaggttccccgagagttcaatactcggttcttactgttttatactacttgcgcgatcctgTGCATTTGCCAACcgtcgaacaagtttttggcgccgttgccggggaacttctttctatttggaaagtttagCTCAGTTCTTTAAGTgtctatttattattctttgattatttgtgaataCTTGTTCTatctatatttgttttctttttgaattggaTAACTATTGTTTCTATCAGTATTttgtatgcatagatctcctgCAGGTAGTTTAGCTCATCTGGAAGAATAAGCTCAATCTTTTGATTCAACATCATGCAGATTATTATTTCTGTTCCACCAATAACTTGTGATTTTTGCCGAAGGGAGCATTACCAGGATAATTGTTATATGTACTCCACAAATAACTCTAGGTGGAGACAGGAGTTAACTCCCTATAATCAGTATGAAGAGGAAAGAGCCCTCGATCTTGACATTGTGTTTGCAGAATTCATGGCATATCATGCTAGTTGTAAAGCTAATCATAATGCAATACAAAAGCAGGAGATTCAAtgtgccaattttttttttgtgaagattATCAAGGGGAACCAGAATCACAATTCTTCTAccaaaatgaagcgaaaaagaGTTTCAATCTGGAGATTTTGTTCATGCAATTCAAGGATACAATTGGATTTATTCAACGGGCATTTAAAAGTGCAGAAATTCAGGTTGGTAAGCTGGTAGAAGAAGTGACTCAAGCTATGagcagaagagaagaagaaattgtAAAGGTTGACACTCAAGAGGAGAGCCCTGTGAATGAGCATGatttagaagaagaagatgaggagaaAGCGCAACAATGAGAATAGTGCTTACAAACACACACTCAACAAGAAGATAATTTCCAAGTTAACACATGTTCTCATCAACTGACTATCAAAGAAGAAAGGCATGACGACCATGAGGATTCAATCATTCTAGGACAACCTTGTCTACCATTTGCTAGTTGTGTTTTAGACATGGGTAAAGGTAAATTGGAACTGGATGTAGAGGATCAAAAGATCTCCTTTGACTTAATTGAAGCAATAAAACACCCAGATGACAGTGAAGATTGGTATGAAGCAGAAATATCGGAGCAGGAGATGGAATTAACAACGTCAGCCATGGTATTACAGACACCCGGGGAGAGAATTTGAATATGTGACAAAATGTCTAGTCAATGAAGATGGAGGAAGAATGCTAGCTTGTATTGAAGAGCTGGGGGATCCAGACGATGGATCTATTGGTCATGTGATGTTTGAAGAATTGGAAAACAATAGACCAAAAGAAAAGCCCATAATAGAATTAAAGACCCTTCTAGTGCATCTAAAGTATGTATTCTTGGAGGACAATGAGACCAAACCTGTTGTAATTAGCAGCTCcttgcagaagaaaaaagaggatCGACTGGTACAGATTCTGAAAAGTCGCAAAGCCGCTATTGGTTGGCACATCTCTGATTTAAAAAGAATCAGTCCTTCATATTGTATGCAAAAACTTAATATGGAAGTTGATTACAAGCCAGTGAGACAACCTCAAAGAAGGCTGAATCCAATaatgaaagaagaagtaagaaaggAAGTGCTCAAATTGCTAGAGGCAGGGTTCATTTACCCAATCTCGGATAGTTCATGGGTTAGTCCTATTCAAGTTGTTCCGAAAAAGGGAGGTATGACAGTGATAAAGAATGATAGAGATGAGCTAATTCCTACAAGAACTGTTACTGGGTGGAGGATGTGTATTGATTACAGGAAGCTAAATGAAGCCACCAGGAAAGACCATTACCCGCTTcccttcatggatcaaatgcttgagagacTTGCAGGGCAATCTTTATACTGTTTCTTAGATGGATACTCGGGCTACAATCAAATTGCAGTGGATCCTCAGGACCAAGAAAAGACATCTTTCACATGTCCTTTTGGTGTATTTGTTTATCGCCTCATGCCGTTCGGTTTATGTAATGCCCCAACTACTTTCCAGAGATGTATGATGGCAATTTTTGCTGACATGGTAGAGAAATGTATTGAAgtttttatgg encodes the following:
- the LOC100803635 gene encoding uncharacterized protein, translating into MLACIEELGDPDDGSIGHVMFEELENNRPKEKPIIELKTLLVHLKYVFLEDNETKPVVISSSLQKKKEDRLVQILKSRKAAIGWHISDLKRISPSYCMQKLNMEVDYKPVRQPQRRLNPIMKEEVRKEVLKLLEAGFIYPISDSSWVSPIQVVPKKGGMTVIKNDRDELIPTRTVTGWRMCIDYRKLNEATRKDHYPLPFMDQMLERLAGQSLYCFLDGYSGYNQIAVDPQDQEKTSFTCPFGVFVYRLMPFGLCNAPTTFQRCMMAIFADMVEKCIEVFMDDFSVFGASFENCLANLEKVLQHCEESNLVLNWEKCHFMVQEGIMLGHKISRRGIEVDKAKIEVIDKLPPPVNVKGMRSFLGHAGFYRRFIKDFSKIAKPLSNLLNKDVVFVFDDECLEAFNTLKAKLVSTPVITTPDWGQEFELMCDTSDYAVGVVPGQ